In the genome of Lysobacter sp. BMK333-48F3, the window TAAGCGACGAACGCAAGCATTCGCTCCGCAGACCGGAGCGGCGCGGTTTTTGTCGGAGCGGCACGGGTTTTTTGTCCGAGCGGAACCGATAGGCCGGGCTTCGGCGACATCGCTTGCGCCCACCGCTGCGGTGGGCGCGGCTTGCGCCGCTCCTACAAGAAGGGGCGCCGGCGCGGATGAGCGACGTCGTAACAGGGTAGGAACGGCGTCCCACGGGGATTTCCTCCGGTCACAAGCCGCGACCGCGCCACAGCGAAGGCCGCGATAGCGACAACCCCGCCCCCTGTAGGAGCGGCGTAAGCCGCGACCGCCGCAGCGACGAACGCAAGCGTTCGCTCCGCAGACCGGAGCGGCACGGTTTTTTTGTCGGAGTGGAGCCGATTGGCCGGTCTTCGGCGACATCGCTTGCGACCACCGCTGCGGTTGTCGCGGCTCACGCCGCTCCTACAAGGGGGAGCCGACTCCGACGAGCGGCGTCATAACAGGGTAGGAGCGGCGCAAGCCGCGACTGCGCCGCGACGAAGGCCGATGCCGGCCTCATCGATAGCGACGACCCAGCTCCTGTAGGAGCGGCGTCAGCCGCGACAACCGCAGCGGTGCAAGCGAGCGTAGAGCCCGCAGACCGGAATCGGTCAGGCGCGGCCAGTCCGGATCGGCCCGCCGCCGCTCAATCCAGCCGCGCCTCGATCGCCTCGAGCATGGCGCGGCGGCGCAGCAGGAAGTCCCAGTAGCTGCCGCCGAGCTGGCGCCACAGCACCGCCGAACGCACTGCGGCGAGCAGGGTGGCGCGCACTTCGGCGACCACGCCGGTCTGGCCGAGGTAGTGCGGGTTGCCTTGCACCAGCACGCGCGGGCGCAGGTGGCTCAGGGTCTCGGCGTACAGGGCGCCGAGCGCGGCGATCACCTCGGGGTGGCTGCTGCCCAAGCGATAGGCTTCGCCGGCCTGGGCGTGGATCCCGCGCAGCACCTTGTCGGCGACGGCGCGGTCGCGGGCGAAGCGGCGTTCCAGTTGCAGCACCGCCAGCGCCAGCCGCGGCAGGTGCTCGTCGGCGGGGCGGTTGACGAAGTAGTCCTGCAGCAGCATCAGCCCGGGGCGCAGATTGGCCGCGCCGCCGAACACCGCCGCCGGCGAGGACGCGTCGATGCGGAACACCGAATCCAGCGCGGTCGACAGCACCGCGGCGTTGGCCTGGCCGGTGTCGGCGATGCGCCGTACCTGGGCCAGGGCCTGGGCGAGGCCGGCGAGGGCGAGGACGCGTTCGGAAAGATCGGCCATTACGGGGTCGGATCCTGGTTCGAATGAGGGGAGGTCGGGCCGCAGGCCGGGGCGTCGGTGGCGGCGATCACCGCGCCGCCGAGGCAGGTCTCGCCGTCGTAGAGCACCAGCGACTGGCCCGGGGTCACCGCGCGCTGCGGTTCGGCGAAGCGCACCCGCAGGCGGCCATCGTCGAGCACTTCGACCTCGCAGGCCTGGTCGGGCTGGCGGTAGCGGGTCTGCGCAGTGCAGGCGAAACGCCGCGCCGGCGGCGCGCCGTCGATCCAGTGCGCGGTCTCCGACCACAGGGTCTGCGAGCGCAGCCAGGGGCTGTCGCTGCCCTGGTCGACATAGAGCACGTTGCCGGCGACGTCCTTGCCGACCACGTACCACGGCGCCGGCTCGAAGCCGCGCACGCCGCCGATGTTCAGGCCCTCGCGCTGGCCGAGGGTGAAATAGAACACCCCCGGATGGCGACCGACCGTGCGCCCGTCCGGGCTGCGGATCTCGCCCTCGCGCGCCGGCAGGTAACGCGACAGGAACTCGCGGAAGTCGCGCTCGCCGATGAAGCAGATCCCGGTCGAGTCCTTCTTGGCCGCGGTCGGCAGGCCGGCGGCGCGGGCCATCTCGCGCACGTCGCGCTTGAGCAGGTCGCCGAGCGGGAAGCGGGTCGCGGCCAGCTGGGCCTGGCCGAGCTGGTGCAGGAAATAGCTCTGGTCCTTGCTGCGGTCGACTGCCCGCAGCAGGCGGTAGCGGTCGCCGTCGCGCTCGACCCGGGCGTAGTGGCCGGTGGCGATGAACTCCGCCCCCAGCTCGCGCGCGGCGTCGAGGAAATGCTTGAACTTGATCTCGCGGTTGCACAACACGTCCGGATTGGGCGTGCGCCCGGCCGCATATTCGGCCAGGAAGTGCTCGAACACTCCGGCCCAGTACTCGCCGGAGAAATCGCGGAAATGGATCGGCAGGCCGAGCCGGCCGGACACCGCGACCGCATCGCGGCGGTCGTCTTCGGCGCGGCAGTCGCCGCTGCCGTCGTCGGCCCAGTTCTGCATGAACAACCCGGCCACCGGCTCGCCGGCGTCGCGCAGGCGCAGCGCCGCGACCGAGGAATCGACCCCGCCCGACATGCCTACGATGGTGCGCACCGACCCGCCCATGACGATCAGACCGCTGCGTCGCCCACGCCGGGCACGGCCAGGTGCTGCAGCAGGTCCAGCGAGTGCCGGCGCCCGCCGAGGAAGTCGGCCGCGACCCGCCAGACCAAGGGGCTGCGGTGCTGGTCCGCACGCGCCTGCAGCTCGGCCGGACTCATCCACAGCGCCTGCACGATGCCCTCGTCGAGGGCGCGGTCGGGGTGGTGGCGGACCGGTTCGGCGGCGAAGGCGAAGCGCAGGTAATGGCGGCCGCCGCTGCCGTCGGCCTGCAACGGTGCTTTCCACTGGTAGGCGCCGACGAAGGCGGTCAGGCGCACGTCCCAGCCGGTTTCCTCCAGGGTTTCGCGCAGCGCCGCCTCGATCAGGCTTTCGTCGGGCTCCAGGTGGCCCGCCGGTTGGTTCAGCACCAGCCGGCCGCCGACCGATTCCTCGACCATCAGCAGGCGGCCGCCGTCGACCACGACCGTGGCGACGGTGACGTCGGGTTGCCAGAAGCGGCCTTGGCGGTAGCTCACGTCAGAATTCGTCCTGGCCGGGGGAGAGTTCGGCTTCCATCTCGTCGGCGGCGCGGACCACGTAATCGATCGCGTCGTCGAGGTCCTCGCGGCTGGCGGCCGCGTCGAGCTTGACCACGAACACCGCCACCGAGTCCTGCTTGACCCAGCCGCCCATCTTGCTGAGCTGGCTGTCCTCGAGCAGGCGGTTGGCGACGTCGGCCGGGAACTGCTTGGCCGAGGTGCGGTAGGCCGGCGACCAGACCTCGCGCACCTGCAGCTTGCCGTAGCGCTCGGTGCGCGACAGCACGTAGGCCATCTGGCTGCGGTCGCCGTCCAGGCCGAAGGTCAGCACATAGTCGCCGTCCTCGTCGACCTGGTACTTGTAGCCCAACTGGTCGAGCTGCTCGCGGATCCGCGCATCGGCCTGGGCCGCCGGCTGGGCGGTCTGCGCCGGTTCGGCCGCCGGCGCGGCCAACGCCAGGGCCGGCAGCAGGGACAGGGTCAGGGCGCAGAACAGTCGGCCGGTGCGGGGCATGAGGATCCTTGAGTCGCGGCGCCGGCGCTCAGCGACCGGCCTGCCGCCCGAGATGGCGGCATATCGGCATTTTGCAATGCGGCCGCGGATGCGTCCATGACGCGGCGCGGGCGCATGGTCCGGACGCGACAGGGGTCTATAATCGGACGATGGCCAAACAGACCGAACACGAACATAGTCATGGCGTTCTGGTGGAGCCGGGAAAACCCGAGCTGGCCCGGCCGCCGCTGTACTCCGTCATGCTGCTCAACGACGACTACACCCCGATGGACTTCGTGGTCGAAGTCCTGATGCGGTTCTTCCCCATGAACGTCGAAAAAGCCACCCAGATCATGCTCCACGTCCATACCCGCGGGCGGGGCGTTTGCGGCGTCTTCACGCGCGAAGTGGCGGAGTCCAAGGTTGCACAAGTGAACGAATTTTCAAGGATGCATCAGCACCCCTTGCTGTGCACGATGGAAAAGGCCTAAAAGGGGGCTGTAAGGGTCCCGTTGGGGCGGGGCATGGAAAAGCCGGCGAGCGCCCCCACGTAGCGTGCATACGTTCTGGAGGCTTCGCCCCATGTTCAGCAAGGATCTCGAATACAGCATCGGCCAGTGCTACAAGCGCGCCCGCGAGGCGCGCCACGAGTACATGACGGTCGAACACCTGCTGCTCGCACTGCTCGACAACCCCTCCGCCGAGGCCGTGCTCAAGGCCACCGGCGCCGACTTCGCCCGCCTGCGCACCGACCTGGAGCAGGCCATCGCGACCTCGGTCCAGGTGTTGCCGGACGACGTCGACCGCGACACCCAGCCGACCCTGGGCTTCCAGCGCGTGCTGCAGCGCGCGGTCTACCACGTCCAGTCCTCGGGCAAGAAGGAAGTCACCGGCGCCAACGTGCTGGTCGCAATCTTCGGCGAGAAGGACTCGCACGCGGTCTACTTCCTCAACCAGCAGGACGTGGCCCGGCTCGACGTGGTCAATTACCTG includes:
- the hflD gene encoding high frequency lysogenization protein HflD, whose translation is MADLSERVLALAGLAQALAQVRRIADTGQANAAVLSTALDSVFRIDASSPAAVFGGAANLRPGLMLLQDYFVNRPADEHLPRLALAVLQLERRFARDRAVADKVLRGIHAQAGEAYRLGSSHPEVIAALGALYAETLSHLRPRVLVQGNPHYLGQTGVVAEVRATLLAAVRSAVLWRQLGGSYWDFLLRRRAMLEAIEARLD
- the mnmA gene encoding tRNA 2-thiouridine(34) synthase MnmA, which translates into the protein MGGSVRTIVGMSGGVDSSVAALRLRDAGEPVAGLFMQNWADDGSGDCRAEDDRRDAVAVSGRLGLPIHFRDFSGEYWAGVFEHFLAEYAAGRTPNPDVLCNREIKFKHFLDAARELGAEFIATGHYARVERDGDRYRLLRAVDRSKDQSYFLHQLGQAQLAATRFPLGDLLKRDVREMARAAGLPTAAKKDSTGICFIGERDFREFLSRYLPAREGEIRSPDGRTVGRHPGVFYFTLGQREGLNIGGVRGFEPAPWYVVGKDVAGNVLYVDQGSDSPWLRSQTLWSETAHWIDGAPPARRFACTAQTRYRQPDQACEVEVLDDGRLRVRFAEPQRAVTPGQSLVLYDGETCLGGAVIAATDAPACGPTSPHSNQDPTP
- a CDS encoding NUDIX hydrolase, with the translated sequence MSYRQGRFWQPDVTVATVVVDGGRLLMVEESVGGRLVLNQPAGHLEPDESLIEAALRETLEETGWDVRLTAFVGAYQWKAPLQADGSGGRHYLRFAFAAEPVRHHPDRALDEGIVQALWMSPAELQARADQHRSPLVWRVAADFLGGRRHSLDLLQHLAVPGVGDAAV
- a CDS encoding YbjN domain-containing protein, translating into MPRTGRLFCALTLSLLPALALAAPAAEPAQTAQPAAQADARIREQLDQLGYKYQVDEDGDYVLTFGLDGDRSQMAYVLSRTERYGKLQVREVWSPAYRTSAKQFPADVANRLLEDSQLSKMGGWVKQDSVAVFVVKLDAAASREDLDDAIDYVVRAADEMEAELSPGQDEF
- the clpS gene encoding ATP-dependent Clp protease adapter ClpS codes for the protein MAKQTEHEHSHGVLVEPGKPELARPPLYSVMLLNDDYTPMDFVVEVLMRFFPMNVEKATQIMLHVHTRGRGVCGVFTREVAESKVAQVNEFSRMHQHPLLCTMEKA